In the Methanofastidiosum sp. genome, CTTTAAACGTGGAGATCGTTCAGCCAAGGCAAGAGGTTTTGTCAGTTCAAGTTACAGAAAAGGACTTTCACCAACAGAGTTTTTCTTCCATTCAATGGGTGGAAGAGAAGGGCTTGTAGATACAGCAGTTAGAACAGCTCAGTCAGGTTATATGCAGAGACGATTGATTAATGCTTTGCAAGACTTAAAAGTTGAAAAAGACAGAAGCGTTAGAGATAACAGTAATAACATCATCCAATTCGAATACGGAGAGGACGGAGTTGATCCCTCCAGAAGTTCATATGGTGAAGCCGTTGATATTGATTGGATAGTACATAAGACAATTACTTCGAGGAAGGAGTGAAGGTGGGGTAATGGCAGATTTATCATATATCGATAATCAACTTGAAGAATATAATGACAAACTGACTAAATATATTTCTGGCCAGCTTAAAGAAAAACTTTACATGGCCAATGATAAATATAACTTGTCAGAAAATGAGATAACTTCTATAATCGAAGAATCAATTAAAACATATGAAAGGTCTCTTGTTGATCCAGGCGAAGCAGTTGGAACTATAGCGGCGCAGAGTTTAGGAGAACCAGGAACACAGATGACACTAAACACCTTCCACTATGCTGGAGTAGCCGATATTAACGTTACACTAGGTCTTCCTAGAATCATTGAAATCGTCGATGCAAGAAAAGATCCAAATACACCAGTTATGAGGATTTATCTCGATGAGGAAATTAGAGAAAGCAGAGAAAAAGCTGAAGACATAGTTAAGGAAATTGAAGGTACAACGATTGAAAGTATTTCTAAAAGTATGAAAATTGATGTTATCAACATGTCAATTGTAGTTGAACTTGATACTTACAAGATGGAAAAACAAGGACTTACACTCGAAGATATAAAAGAAAAACTTTATAAATTGAAAAAAGTCGAGAGCATCGAAGACGAAGATAACTTTTTAACTTTAAAGGCTGGTGACGTTTCTCTTATGGAACTTAGAAAATTTTTTAACAGAGTGAAAGCCCACCAGCTTAAAGGAATTAAAAATGTTAAAAGGGCCCTAATCAAAAAAGAAGCAGAAGAATATGTAATATATACAGAGGGATCAAATCTCGGAGAAGCTTTTAAAATCCCTGGAGTTGATCTATCAAGATCAATATCAAACGATATAAACGAGATACAAAGGGTACTTGGAATTGAAGCTGCTAGAAGGGCAATTGTAGATGAAATTAGAAAGACCTTAGAAGAGCAGGGTCTTGAAGTAGATATAAGGCATATAATGTTACTTTCTGATTTAATGACCATGGAGGGGGAGATAAAGCAGATAGGAAGGCATGGGATTAGTGGAGAAAAGGCCAGTATACTTGCTAGGGCCTCTTTTGAAGTTACAACCAACCATCTTATGAAAGCTGCAAAGTTCGGCGAGATTGACACCTTATCAGGAGTAACGGAGAACGTTATTATAGGGCAACCGATACCCATGGGAACGGGAAATGTTAAACTTATAATGAAAAAGTAGGAGGTTATTCAATGGACGTAAATAGAGAAATAAAGAGAACAGTAGATACCGGAAAGGTAATACTTGGAACCAACAAATCCATTAATTCTCTTAAGACGGGTAATGCTAAGATGATTATCTATACTCAAAACTGTCCTAAAAGTATAAAAGAGGATATTTTATATTACTCAAAGATATCAAGCATACCAATCTTAGAATTTGGTGGTACATCGCTGGAGCTTGGTACCGTTTGTGGTAAACCATTTTTAGTTTCAGTAATAGCAGTCATGTCTCCAGGAGAGTCCAATATACTTTCTGGAGGGAAGGTTTATGGGAATTAAAATTTCAACTGATGAGATAAAGTATATTGGGCTTTTTGAAAGTATGACCGGTGCAACTGTTAAGGATTGTATTTTTGAGGACAATAAAAATAAGATTGTTTATGTTGTTAAAGAAGGCGATATGGGCCTTGCCATTGGAAAAAATGGTGCGAATGCGCAGAGAGTAAAAGAAACTCTGAATAAGCCAATAGATATAATTGAATATTCAGATGATCCTGTTAAGTTTATTAAGAATATTATCTGGCCTGTTAAAGTTAAAAATATTCATGTTTCCGAGAGAAAAGATGGCAAGAAGATAGCTGTTCTTGATATTAATAAGAAAGATAAAGGTCTTGTAATAGGAAAAGAAGGAAAAAATATAGATCGAATCAAAAACCTATTAAAGAGACATCATAATCTTGACGATATAATGATCATGTAGAGGTTGTAAATATGAGTAAACCACATGGCAGAAACGCTGCGAGAAAAATCGAGGGAATAAGAAAAAGATTTAGATGGAAAGATAAAGGTTACAAGGTTCAAGCGCTAGACCTTAAAGTTAAATCAGATCCTTTAGAGGGTAGTCCTCAGGCTAGAGGGATTGTACTTGAGAAAGTACCTATTGAGGCAAAACAGCCCAACTCTGCTCTTAGAAAATGCATTAGAGTTCAGCTTATTAAAAACGGTAGGCAGATAACTGCATTTTGCCCGGGAGACGGCGCTATAAACTTCATTGACGAACACGATGAGGTCGTAATTGAAGGAATTGGCGGCAGGCAGGGCGGATCAATGGGAGATATCCCTGGAGTCAGATTTAAAGTAATTAAAGTAAACAGAGTTTCATTAAATGAGATGGTTAAAGGAAGGAAAGAGAAACCGGTAAGGTAGATATTATGGATATTAAAGATAGATTTTACATTCCCGATAACCTCAAAGTCTTTGGCAAATGGGATACAGATATCGCCGTTGAAGATTTGGGAATAAAGAGTTATGTTAATCTTACCCCCACTGTAGTTCTTCATACCGCAGGAAGGCACCAAAAGAGAAGATTCTGGAAAAATAAAATGAATATTATCGAAAGACTCTCAAACAAAATGATGAGATCAGGGTCTGCTGGGAAAAAGACGGGTGGAAGATTCTTGAGAAGACATGGTGGCTACACAGGTAAGAAACAGGCCACTTATAAAACATTAAAACTTGCTTTTGAAGATATTAATAAAAAAACAAAACAGAATCCTTTGGAAGTACTAGTTAAAGCATTGGAATATGCGGGGCCAAGAGAGGAAGTAACAACACTTTCCTACGGAGGAATTAAGTACCACCTTTCAGTAGATACAGGGTCTCAAAGAAGACTTGATATGGCACTTAAGAATATTGCACTCGGTGCAAGCCTTAAAACTTTTAAAACAAAGAAAAAGTTCCATGAAACATTGGCTGAAGAGATTATTCTTGCTTCAAAAGGAGAAATGGCAAGCTTTTCTGTTAACAAGAAGGAAGAAATAGAGAGGATAGCAAAATCGGCCAGATAATTCGATTGTGGTGATTCATTATGGGCAGAAAAGAAGAGATGGCGAAGAGAGTTAAAGAATTAATGAAAGATCCAAAGTACATAAGGAATACTGGGATAGCCGCACACATTGATCACGGTAAAACTACATTGAGTGATAACCTTCTATCTGGCGCAGGCCTTATGTCAGAGGATCTCGCAGGAAAACAGCTTGTCTTGGATTTTGATGAACAGGAGCAGG is a window encoding:
- the rpoA2 gene encoding DNA-directed RNA polymerase subunit A'', which codes for MADLSYIDNQLEEYNDKLTKYISGQLKEKLYMANDKYNLSENEITSIIEESIKTYERSLVDPGEAVGTIAAQSLGEPGTQMTLNTFHYAGVADINVTLGLPRIIEIVDARKDPNTPVMRIYLDEEIRESREKAEDIVKEIEGTTIESISKSMKIDVINMSIVVELDTYKMEKQGLTLEDIKEKLYKLKKVESIEDEDNFLTLKAGDVSLMELRKFFNRVKAHQLKGIKNVKRALIKKEAEEYVIYTEGSNLGEAFKIPGVDLSRSISNDINEIQRVLGIEAARRAIVDEIRKTLEEQGLEVDIRHIMLLSDLMTMEGEIKQIGRHGISGEKASILARASFEVTTNHLMKAAKFGEIDTLSGVTENVIIGQPIPMGTGNVKLIMKK
- a CDS encoding 50S ribosomal protein L30e, giving the protein MDVNREIKRTVDTGKVILGTNKSINSLKTGNAKMIIYTQNCPKSIKEDILYYSKISSIPILEFGGTSLELGTVCGKPFLVSVIAVMSPGESNILSGGKVYGN
- a CDS encoding NusA-like transcription termination signal-binding factor codes for the protein MGIKISTDEIKYIGLFESMTGATVKDCIFEDNKNKIVYVVKEGDMGLAIGKNGANAQRVKETLNKPIDIIEYSDDPVKFIKNIIWPVKVKNIHVSERKDGKKIAVLDINKKDKGLVIGKEGKNIDRIKNLLKRHHNLDDIMIM
- a CDS encoding 30S ribosomal protein S12 — translated: MSKPHGRNAARKIEGIRKRFRWKDKGYKVQALDLKVKSDPLEGSPQARGIVLEKVPIEAKQPNSALRKCIRVQLIKNGRQITAFCPGDGAINFIDEHDEVVIEGIGGRQGGSMGDIPGVRFKVIKVNRVSLNEMVKGRKEKPVR
- a CDS encoding 30S ribosomal protein S7, with product MDIKDRFYIPDNLKVFGKWDTDIAVEDLGIKSYVNLTPTVVLHTAGRHQKRRFWKNKMNIIERLSNKMMRSGSAGKKTGGRFLRRHGGYTGKKQATYKTLKLAFEDINKKTKQNPLEVLVKALEYAGPREEVTTLSYGGIKYHLSVDTGSQRRLDMALKNIALGASLKTFKTKKKFHETLAEEIILASKGEMASFSVNKKEEIERIAKSAR